A single window of Nocardioides kongjuensis DNA harbors:
- the tsaB gene encoding tRNA (adenosine(37)-N6)-threonylcarbamoyltransferase complex dimerization subunit type 1 TsaB yields the protein MLLAFDTASSTVTVALHDGTDVVASATSGQGMKHGEQLAPLIEQVLARAGAEPAALTGIAVGVGPGPFTGLRVGLVTARTMAHVLGVPVHGVCSLDVLALEAVETGAVTGAFVVASDARRKEVYLASYDARGARLDEPVVDKPVVLATDAPVVGEGARLYPDAFPDARGPERPDAAWLARGVVAGRFTVLGSEPLYLRRPDAVASAR from the coding sequence GTGCTGCTCGCCTTCGACACCGCCTCCTCGACGGTCACCGTCGCGCTCCACGACGGGACCGACGTGGTCGCCTCGGCGACCTCCGGCCAGGGCATGAAGCACGGCGAGCAGCTCGCCCCGCTCATCGAGCAGGTGCTCGCGCGCGCCGGTGCGGAGCCGGCCGCCCTGACCGGCATCGCCGTCGGCGTCGGTCCCGGCCCGTTCACCGGGCTCCGGGTCGGCCTGGTCACCGCCCGCACGATGGCCCACGTGCTCGGCGTACCCGTCCATGGGGTGTGCTCGCTCGACGTCCTCGCCCTCGAGGCGGTCGAGACCGGTGCCGTCACCGGCGCGTTCGTCGTCGCCTCGGACGCCCGGCGCAAGGAGGTCTACCTCGCGTCGTACGACGCCCGCGGTGCCCGCCTCGACGAGCCGGTCGTCGACAAGCCGGTCGTGCTGGCCACGGACGCACCGGTGGTCGGCGAGGGCGCACGCCTCTACCCCGACGCGTTCCCCGACGCCCGCGGTCCCGAGCGGCCCGACGCCGCCTGGCTGGCGCGCGGCGTGGTCGCCGGCCGGTTCACGGTCCTCGGCTCGGAGCCGCTCTACCTCCGGCGTCCCGACGCGGTGGCGTCCGCGCGATGA
- the rimI gene encoding ribosomal protein S18-alanine N-acetyltransferase has protein sequence MSTTTRPAAAADVAAIVALEADSFPLDPWSENLVGEGVRGALPTVTYLVAEDDGTFAGYAVLSVVDVDAELQRIAVPEELRRTGVATALLAAVHAAAADGGAERLLLEVREDNLAARLFYERHGFAELGRRPRYYRDGTDALVLSAPVTMVP, from the coding sequence ATGAGCACCACCACCCGCCCCGCAGCCGCCGCCGACGTCGCGGCGATCGTCGCGCTCGAGGCCGACTCCTTCCCGCTCGACCCCTGGTCGGAGAACCTGGTCGGCGAGGGTGTCCGCGGGGCGCTGCCGACCGTCACCTACCTCGTCGCCGAGGACGACGGCACGTTCGCCGGCTACGCGGTGCTCAGCGTGGTCGACGTCGACGCCGAGCTCCAGCGGATCGCGGTCCCCGAGGAGCTGCGTCGTACGGGCGTCGCCACGGCGCTGCTCGCCGCCGTCCACGCCGCGGCGGCTGACGGCGGTGCCGAGCGGCTGCTGCTCGAGGTCCGCGAGGACAACCTGGCAGCGCGCCTCTTCTACGAGCGGCACGGGTTCGCCGAGCTCGGGCGACGCCCGCGCTACTACCGCGACGGCACCGACGCGCTGGTGCTGAGCGCACCCGTCACAATGGTCCCGTGA
- the tsaD gene encoding tRNA (adenosine(37)-N6)-threonylcarbamoyltransferase complex transferase subunit TsaD has protein sequence MTTRDEPLVLGIETSCDETGVGIVRGHTLLADAVASSVEEHARFGGVVPEVASRAHLEAMVPTIQRACDTAGVALSDVDAIAVTHGPGLAGALLVGVASAKALALSLGKPIYGVNHLAAHVAVDQLEHGPLPEPCLALLVSGGHSSLLKVTDITGYDGGVDPMGATIDDAAGEAFDKVARLLGLPFPGGPHIDRAAREGNQVAIDFPRGLSTRRDLERHRFDFSFSGLKTAVARWVEARERSGEPVPVADVAASFQEAVCDVLVRKALDAASSEGIEDLMIGGGVAANSRLRALAEEQATKLGIRVRVPRPGLCTDNGAMVAALGSTMVARGRTPSTLDLPADSSLPVTEVLAG, from the coding sequence GTGACGACCCGCGACGAACCCCTGGTCCTCGGCATCGAGACCTCGTGCGACGAGACCGGTGTCGGCATCGTCCGCGGCCACACCCTGCTCGCCGACGCCGTCGCGAGCAGCGTCGAGGAGCACGCGCGGTTCGGGGGCGTCGTCCCCGAGGTCGCGAGCCGGGCCCACCTCGAGGCGATGGTGCCGACCATCCAGCGCGCCTGCGACACCGCCGGCGTGGCGCTGTCCGACGTCGACGCGATCGCAGTGACCCACGGCCCCGGCCTCGCCGGCGCGCTGCTCGTCGGCGTCGCGTCCGCCAAGGCGCTCGCGCTCTCGCTCGGCAAGCCGATCTACGGCGTCAACCACCTCGCCGCCCACGTCGCCGTCGACCAGCTCGAGCACGGTCCGCTGCCCGAGCCGTGCCTCGCGCTGCTCGTGTCCGGCGGGCACTCCAGCCTGCTCAAGGTCACCGACATCACCGGCTACGACGGCGGCGTCGACCCGATGGGCGCCACCATCGACGACGCCGCCGGCGAGGCCTTCGACAAGGTCGCGCGGCTGCTCGGGCTGCCGTTCCCCGGCGGCCCCCACATCGACCGGGCGGCTCGCGAGGGCAACCAGGTCGCCATCGACTTCCCGCGCGGTCTCAGCACCCGTCGCGACCTGGAGCGGCACCGCTTCGACTTCTCCTTCTCCGGCCTCAAGACGGCCGTCGCCCGCTGGGTCGAGGCCCGCGAGCGCTCCGGCGAGCCCGTGCCCGTCGCCGACGTCGCCGCCTCCTTCCAGGAGGCCGTGTGCGACGTACTGGTCCGCAAGGCCCTCGACGCCGCCAGCAGCGAGGGCATCGAGGACCTGATGATCGGCGGCGGCGTCGCCGCCAACTCCCGGCTCCGCGCACTCGCCGAGGAGCAGGCGACCAAGCTCGGCATCCGGGTCCGCGTCCCGCGCCCCGGCCTGTGCACCGACAACGGCGCCATGGTCGCGGCCCTCGGCTCGACCATGGTCGCCCGGGGCCGGACGCCCTCGACCCTCGACCTGCCGGCCGACTCCAGCCTGCCGGTCACCGAGGTGCTGGCGGGCTGA
- a CDS encoding THUMP-like domain-containing protein — MDLDDFRWLLTDEGQALLAEATTLVADGTPALAAGSALRRTTTPERAATALTQVELRGRAVAKFGDLAARMYFTPDALEQATRLRVARHRAGRAAAFGTQTLVDLGCGIGGDLVAAAAAGIVCAGVDLDPVRVAVAEANLAALGLPGAVQVADATTVDHSGFDLAFADPARRSGAGRSFRVEDWTPPWTWVEDLLRRDACVKVAPGIPHALVPDGVEAEWVSDDGEVKEAALWAGRTATVARRATVIGEGGLATITDEEDPGPGVVGVRAVGRYLYEPDGAVIRAGLVTAVAAGVDGGLVDPKIAYVTADQPFRTPFARSYRVLETLPYREKQLKAALRERGIGRLTIKKRGVDVSPEALRKRLALSGDAEATIVLTRVSGEGTALLVEPF; from the coding sequence GTGGACCTCGACGACTTCCGGTGGCTGCTGACCGACGAGGGGCAGGCGCTGCTGGCCGAGGCCACCACCCTGGTCGCCGACGGCACACCTGCGCTTGCGGCCGGCTCCGCGCTGCGTCGTACGACGACACCGGAGCGGGCCGCGACGGCGCTCACCCAGGTGGAGCTGCGCGGACGGGCGGTCGCGAAGTTCGGCGACCTGGCAGCGCGCATGTACTTCACCCCCGACGCCCTCGAGCAGGCGACACGCTTGCGGGTCGCCCGGCACCGGGCCGGGCGCGCCGCGGCCTTCGGGACGCAGACCCTCGTGGACCTGGGCTGCGGGATCGGAGGCGACCTGGTCGCCGCCGCTGCGGCGGGCATCGTGTGCGCGGGCGTCGACCTGGACCCGGTGCGGGTGGCCGTCGCCGAGGCCAACCTGGCCGCGCTCGGGCTGCCCGGAGCCGTCCAGGTCGCCGACGCCACGACCGTCGACCACAGCGGCTTCGACCTCGCCTTCGCCGACCCGGCGCGGCGGTCCGGGGCCGGGCGCAGCTTCCGGGTCGAGGACTGGACCCCGCCGTGGACCTGGGTCGAGGACCTGCTCCGCCGCGATGCCTGCGTCAAGGTCGCTCCCGGCATCCCGCACGCGCTGGTGCCCGACGGCGTCGAGGCCGAGTGGGTCAGCGACGACGGGGAGGTCAAGGAGGCCGCCCTGTGGGCGGGCCGTACGGCGACCGTCGCCCGCCGCGCGACCGTGATCGGTGAGGGCGGCCTGGCCACGATCACCGACGAGGAGGACCCGGGCCCGGGTGTCGTCGGGGTGCGCGCGGTCGGCCGCTACCTCTACGAGCCCGACGGCGCGGTGATCCGCGCCGGCCTGGTCACCGCCGTGGCGGCCGGCGTGGACGGTGGCCTGGTCGACCCGAAGATCGCCTACGTGACCGCCGACCAGCCGTTCCGTACGCCGTTCGCCCGCAGCTACCGGGTCCTCGAGACCCTGCCCTACCGCGAGAAGCAGCTCAAGGCAGCCCTGCGCGAACGCGGCATCGGCCGGCTGACCATCAAGAAGCGCGGCGTCGACGTCTCCCCCGAGGCACTGCGCAAGCGCCTCGCACTGAGCGGCGACGCCGAGGCGACCATCGTGCTGACCCGGGTGTCCGGTGAGGGGACGGCGCTGCTCGTCGAGCCGTTCTGA
- a CDS encoding MMPL family transporter: protein MFGALGRLVSRRPWYVIAAWLVATVLVVMFHPKVEATTDQADFLPDSYDSIKAATLMADAFPDQTDSGATVVFDRTDGAKLAETDVAKIGEIMQGLDLPKVFTSAGEPLLSPTSEVAISNLALAEGVTGQDEKELDQVKDLRDELKKATDGTGLRAQTTGSLPQSYDQIQSSGNAEAIVGLATVVLIVLLLSIIFRSVLITLLPLVAVIAFMTPMANGLIDIAAKVFGLQKDPSTTVILIVVLFGVGTDYVLFFVFRYRERLREGEEHRAAVAHAIERAGEAIASAGGAVVAAFMALLLSTLGMFRSIGPSLAIAVAVSVVAALTLIPAFATVVGRAFFWPSKKWRIASKGARFEKIGNAVGRSPVRYALVSGGALLVLSIFALSFTPTFDIGSSSSAKNIESAKASKTLEEGGFSAGATQPAPVVLHSDEALDPATFPAFKAALADAKGVSDVADPIPAPDGRTAIFMTTLEHDPSSDDALDDVREGLRPAAEKAAPDGTTPYVGGLTAIFVDFQAAMNRDYKVVFPVAAAIILIILALLLRSLVAPWYLMVSVGLGFAATLGATTIVFQLIGGADGLIFILPIYIYLFVVALGTDYNILMVARLREEAREGLTPREAAAKAIHHGGPTIAAAGLILAGTFASLMLAGNSFMTSMGFAIAFGICVAAFVMAMFFTPALTALIGHAAWWPGHGDEKRDEEPERELVPTP, encoded by the coding sequence ATGTTCGGTGCCCTCGGCCGTCTCGTGTCCCGTCGCCCCTGGTACGTCATCGCCGCGTGGCTGGTCGCGACCGTCCTCGTCGTGATGTTCCACCCCAAGGTGGAGGCGACCACGGACCAGGCGGACTTCCTCCCTGACTCCTACGACTCCATCAAGGCGGCCACGTTGATGGCCGACGCGTTCCCCGACCAGACCGACTCCGGCGCGACCGTGGTCTTCGACCGCACCGACGGAGCGAAGCTCGCCGAGACCGACGTCGCGAAGATCGGCGAGATCATGCAGGGCCTCGACCTGCCGAAGGTGTTCACCTCCGCCGGCGAGCCGCTGCTCTCCCCCACGAGCGAGGTCGCGATCTCCAACCTCGCCCTCGCCGAGGGCGTGACCGGCCAGGACGAGAAGGAGCTCGACCAGGTCAAGGACCTGCGCGACGAGCTGAAGAAGGCGACCGACGGCACGGGCCTGCGAGCACAGACGACCGGCTCCCTGCCCCAGAGCTACGACCAGATCCAGTCGAGCGGAAACGCCGAGGCGATCGTCGGGCTCGCGACCGTCGTCCTCATCGTGCTGCTCCTCAGCATCATCTTCCGCAGCGTGCTGATCACGCTGCTGCCCCTGGTGGCCGTGATCGCGTTCATGACCCCGATGGCCAATGGCCTGATCGACATCGCCGCCAAGGTGTTCGGCCTGCAGAAGGACCCGTCGACGACGGTCATCTTGATCGTGGTGCTGTTCGGTGTCGGCACCGACTACGTGCTGTTCTTCGTCTTCCGCTACCGCGAGCGCCTGCGCGAGGGCGAGGAGCACCGCGCAGCGGTGGCGCACGCCATCGAGCGGGCGGGCGAGGCGATCGCCTCCGCGGGCGGCGCCGTCGTGGCGGCGTTCATGGCCCTGCTCCTCTCGACGCTCGGCATGTTCCGCTCGATCGGGCCGTCGCTCGCGATCGCGGTCGCGGTGTCCGTCGTCGCGGCGCTCACCCTCATCCCGGCCTTCGCCACCGTCGTCGGGCGCGCCTTCTTCTGGCCGTCGAAGAAGTGGCGGATCGCGTCCAAGGGTGCGCGGTTCGAGAAGATCGGCAACGCCGTCGGCCGCAGCCCGGTCCGCTACGCGCTCGTCTCCGGCGGTGCCCTGCTGGTGCTCTCGATCTTCGCGCTCAGCTTCACGCCGACCTTCGACATCGGCTCGTCCAGCTCGGCGAAGAACATCGAGTCCGCGAAGGCCTCGAAGACCCTCGAGGAGGGCGGCTTCTCCGCCGGCGCGACCCAGCCCGCCCCGGTCGTGCTGCATTCCGACGAGGCGCTCGACCCCGCGACCTTCCCGGCGTTCAAGGCCGCCCTGGCCGACGCGAAGGGCGTCAGCGACGTCGCCGACCCGATCCCGGCGCCCGACGGCAGGACCGCGATCTTCATGACCACGCTCGAGCACGACCCGTCGTCCGACGACGCGCTGGACGACGTACGCGAGGGCCTGCGTCCGGCAGCGGAGAAGGCAGCACCGGACGGCACGACGCCGTACGTCGGCGGGCTGACCGCGATCTTCGTCGACTTCCAGGCCGCGATGAACCGCGACTACAAGGTGGTCTTCCCCGTCGCCGCGGCGATCATCCTGATCATCCTCGCGCTGCTGCTGCGCTCGCTGGTCGCACCGTGGTACCTCATGGTCTCGGTCGGCCTCGGCTTCGCGGCGACGCTCGGCGCGACGACGATCGTGTTCCAGCTCATCGGTGGCGCGGACGGACTGATCTTCATCCTGCCGATCTACATCTACCTGTTCGTGGTCGCGCTCGGCACCGACTACAACATCTTGATGGTGGCCCGGCTGCGCGAGGAGGCCCGCGAGGGCCTGACCCCACGCGAGGCGGCGGCGAAGGCGATCCACCACGGTGGCCCGACGATCGCCGCGGCCGGCCTGATCCTGGCCGGCACCTTCGCCTCGCTGATGCTGGCCGGCAACTCGTTCATGACCTCGATGGGCTTCGCGATCGCGTTCGGCATCTGCGTCGCCGCCTTCGTGATGGCGATGTTCTTCACGCCGGCGCTCACCGCGCTCATCGGCCACGCCGCGTGGTGGCCGGGCCACGGCGACGAGAAGCGCGACGAGGAGCCCGAGAGGGAGCTCGTCCCCACGCCGTGA
- the groES gene encoding co-chaperone GroES codes for MSVNIKPLEDRIVVKPLEAEQTTASGLVIPDTAKEKPQEGEVLAIGPGRVDDNGNRVPLDVAVGDKVIYSKYGGTEVKYAGAEYLILSARDVLAVIA; via the coding sequence GTGTCGGTCAACATCAAGCCGCTCGAGGACCGGATCGTCGTCAAGCCCCTCGAGGCCGAGCAGACCACCGCCTCGGGTCTGGTCATCCCCGACACCGCCAAGGAGAAGCCCCAGGAGGGCGAGGTCCTGGCCATCGGCCCCGGCCGCGTCGACGACAACGGCAACCGCGTCCCGCTCGACGTCGCCGTGGGTGACAAGGTCATCTACAGCAAGTACGGCGGCACCGAGGTCAAGTACGCCGGCGCCGAGTACCTCATCCTCTCGGCCCGCGACGTCCTCGCGGTCATCGCCTGA
- the groL gene encoding chaperonin GroEL (60 kDa chaperone family; promotes refolding of misfolded polypeptides especially under stressful conditions; forms two stacked rings of heptamers to form a barrel-shaped 14mer; ends can be capped by GroES; misfolded proteins enter the barrel where they are refolded when GroES binds), protein MPKILEFDENARRALERGVDALANTVKVTLGPKGRYVVLDKKWGAPTITNDGVTVAREVELDDPFENLGAQLTKEVATKTNDVAGDGTTTATVLAQALVHEGLRAVAAGSNPMGLKRGMDAAAAAVADALKAAAREVDDEKDIASVATVSSRDSHIGDLLAEAFGKVGKDGVITVEESNTPSTELEFTEGMQFDKGYISAYFVTDAERQEAVLDDPYILIHQGKISAIADLLPLLEKVVQAGRPLFILAEDVEGEALSTLVVNKIRGAFNAVAVKAPAFGDRRKAMLQDIAVLTGGQVVSPEVGLKLDQVGLDVLGQARRVVVTKDNTTIIDGAGSDTEVAGRVEQIKKEIEASDSDWDTEKLQERLAKLSGGVVVIKVGAHTEVELKEKKHRIEDAVSATRAAIEEGIVPGGGSAIIHAAAALDGDLGLTGEEAVGVRIVRKAVEEPLRWIAENGGENGYVVTHKVRELGVGNGYNAATGEYGDLLAQGVIDPVKVTRSALANAVSVAGMLLTTETLVVDKPEDEEPEAAGHGHGHGHGH, encoded by the coding sequence GTGCCCAAGATCCTGGAGTTCGACGAGAACGCCCGGCGCGCCCTCGAGCGCGGCGTCGACGCCCTCGCCAACACCGTCAAGGTGACCCTCGGCCCGAAGGGCCGCTATGTCGTGCTCGACAAGAAGTGGGGCGCCCCGACCATCACCAACGACGGCGTGACCGTCGCGCGTGAGGTCGAGCTGGACGACCCGTTCGAGAACCTCGGTGCCCAGCTCACCAAGGAGGTCGCGACCAAGACCAACGACGTCGCCGGAGACGGTACGACGACCGCCACCGTCCTCGCCCAGGCGCTGGTCCACGAGGGCCTGCGCGCCGTCGCCGCCGGCTCGAACCCGATGGGTCTCAAGCGCGGCATGGACGCCGCCGCGGCCGCCGTGGCCGACGCCCTCAAGGCCGCCGCCCGCGAGGTCGACGACGAGAAGGACATCGCCTCCGTGGCGACCGTCTCCTCGCGCGACAGCCACATCGGCGACCTGCTCGCCGAGGCGTTCGGCAAGGTCGGCAAGGACGGTGTCATCACCGTCGAGGAGTCGAACACCCCCTCGACCGAGCTCGAGTTCACCGAGGGCATGCAGTTCGACAAGGGCTACATCTCGGCGTACTTCGTCACCGACGCCGAGCGCCAGGAGGCCGTGCTCGACGACCCGTACATCCTCATCCACCAGGGCAAGATCAGCGCGATCGCCGACCTGCTGCCGCTGCTGGAGAAGGTCGTGCAGGCCGGTCGTCCGCTGTTCATCCTCGCCGAGGACGTCGAGGGCGAGGCGCTCTCGACGCTGGTCGTCAACAAGATCCGCGGCGCTTTCAACGCCGTCGCGGTGAAGGCCCCGGCCTTCGGCGACCGCCGCAAGGCGATGCTGCAGGACATCGCGGTCCTGACCGGCGGCCAGGTCGTCTCGCCCGAGGTCGGCCTCAAGCTCGACCAGGTCGGTCTCGACGTGCTGGGCCAGGCCCGCCGCGTCGTGGTCACCAAGGACAACACCACGATCATCGACGGTGCCGGCTCGGACACCGAGGTGGCGGGTCGCGTCGAGCAGATCAAGAAGGAGATCGAGGCGTCCGACTCCGACTGGGACACCGAGAAGCTCCAGGAGCGGCTGGCCAAGCTCTCCGGCGGTGTCGTGGTGATCAAGGTCGGTGCGCACACCGAGGTCGAGCTCAAGGAGAAGAAGCACCGGATCGAGGACGCCGTCTCCGCGACGCGCGCCGCGATCGAGGAGGGCATCGTCCCCGGCGGTGGCTCGGCGATCATCCACGCCGCGGCCGCGCTCGACGGCGACCTGGGCCTCACCGGTGAGGAGGCCGTCGGCGTCCGCATCGTCCGCAAGGCCGTCGAGGAGCCGCTGCGCTGGATCGCCGAGAACGGCGGCGAGAACGGCTACGTCGTCACCCACAAGGTGCGCGAGCTCGGCGTCGGCAACGGCTACAACGCCGCCACCGGTGAGTACGGCGACCTGCTCGCGCAGGGCGTCATCGACCCGGTCAAGGTGACCCGCTCGGCGCTGGCCAACGCGGTCTCCGTCGCCGGCATGCTGCTGACGACCGAGACCCTGGTCGTCGACAAGCCCGAGGACGAGGAGCCCGAGGCGGCCGGTCACGGCCACGGGCACGGCCACGGCCACTGA
- a CDS encoding YciI family protein: MTTPPTLCDRGTVPSWIYLLHPPRERFVATITEEEAALMQTHAGYLAQLLEDGVLVLAGPTFGDVNTGISIFEADDEDAARAIMMADPAVAGGLMTPELRPMRVSFLRGRD; the protein is encoded by the coding sequence GTGACGACACCGCCGACGCTGTGCGACCGTGGCACGGTGCCGAGCTGGATCTACCTCCTCCACCCGCCGCGGGAGCGCTTCGTCGCCACCATCACCGAGGAGGAGGCAGCACTGATGCAGACCCACGCCGGCTACCTCGCCCAGCTCCTCGAGGACGGCGTGCTGGTCCTCGCCGGCCCGACCTTCGGCGACGTCAACACCGGCATCTCGATCTTCGAGGCCGACGACGAGGACGCGGCGCGGGCGATCATGATGGCCGACCCCGCGGTCGCGGGCGGACTGATGACCCCCGAGCTGCGACCGATGCGGGTCAGCTTCCTGCGCGGCCGGGACTGA
- a CDS encoding GNAT family N-acetyltransferase, whose protein sequence is MLWRVRAGLPDRPGALAQLAAACGRAGVNIQTVQVFPEGTSVTDELVLQVPQDWTPAQLRELVTAAGGEAVSAVPVTTAALEDQPTRYVQAVRAIIAQPATFPEVAAHLFDADVAPSDGSEDVLEMTIGASTTIQVRRNTPFTSIERARAAALAELVGEVLAAQAPPAPHQPAAGDPDFVTNGAVVSALAGGKVTGRAEFTPSEGDEPWPVDLWVDPAWHRRGVGTRLLADIARAARSAGAEEIVLTAPSDTKAVLPMVLAAGMRGRIRMAGESLTVRIALSDLRR, encoded by the coding sequence ATGTTGTGGCGCGTGCGAGCCGGACTGCCCGACCGGCCCGGAGCCCTGGCGCAGCTGGCGGCTGCCTGCGGCCGGGCCGGGGTGAACATCCAGACCGTCCAGGTCTTCCCCGAGGGGACCTCGGTCACCGACGAGCTGGTGCTGCAGGTGCCGCAGGACTGGACGCCAGCGCAGCTGCGCGAGCTCGTGACGGCGGCGGGCGGCGAGGCGGTGAGCGCCGTGCCCGTGACCACGGCGGCGCTCGAGGACCAGCCGACCCGCTACGTGCAGGCGGTGCGCGCGATCATCGCGCAGCCGGCGACCTTCCCCGAGGTGGCCGCGCACCTCTTCGACGCCGACGTCGCGCCCAGCGACGGGTCGGAGGACGTGCTGGAGATGACGATCGGCGCGTCCACGACGATCCAGGTGCGCCGCAACACCCCCTTCACGTCCATCGAGCGCGCCCGGGCCGCGGCGCTGGCCGAGCTGGTGGGGGAGGTGCTGGCCGCGCAGGCCCCGCCGGCGCCGCACCAGCCGGCTGCCGGGGACCCCGACTTCGTCACGAACGGCGCTGTCGTGTCCGCGCTGGCGGGAGGCAAGGTCACCGGCCGGGCCGAGTTCACGCCGAGCGAGGGCGACGAGCCGTGGCCGGTGGACCTGTGGGTCGACCCGGCCTGGCACCGCCGCGGTGTCGGCACCCGGCTGCTCGCCGACATCGCCCGGGCTGCGCGCTCCGCCGGCGCGGAGGAGATCGTGCTGACCGCGCCCTCGGACACCAAGGCGGTGCTCCCGATGGTGCTCGCCGCGGGCATGCGCGGCCGGATCCGGATGGCGGGGGAGTCGCTCACCGTGCGGATCGCGCTGAGCGACCTGCGCCGCTGA
- a CDS encoding cytochrome ubiquinol oxidase subunit I: MLTPHVVTATLARLATEAEPPGLLPAREQMALSLGWHIVLACFGVAFPAMIFVMHLRGIRRNDAVALGLAKRWAKVSAVLFAIGAVSGTVLSFEMGLLWPGLMGTYGDVLGLPFAFEGLAFFLEAIFLGIYLYGWGRMPAKRHVLMVLPMAITGIIGAYCVLAVNAWMNVPTGFRLVEGQVTDVEPWKVLFNRHAFLQFAHMWVGAYMLTGFSVAGVYAVGMLRGRRDAHHRLGFLVPFVFASVAAVTQPFVGHVLGFGLDERQPAKLAAFELAETTESPSPLRLGGILVDGEVKGSIDIPYLGSLIAMNSPDKPVPGLDTIPEEDHPPVNMTHLAFQTMVGIGTLLAAAVVLFWFQRRRGRDLLERRWFLRFVAAAGPLAVIALEAGWIATEVGRQPWIVYDVLRTTDAVGDYTASLWWLLGISTVVYTAMTIGAVVVLRSMARRWRAGDADLPSPYAPEVAAAPEVEA, translated from the coding sequence GTGCTGACCCCCCACGTCGTCACCGCCACCCTCGCCCGCCTCGCCACCGAGGCCGAGCCGCCCGGCCTGCTTCCTGCCCGCGAGCAGATGGCCCTCTCGCTGGGCTGGCACATCGTGCTCGCCTGCTTCGGCGTCGCGTTCCCCGCGATGATCTTCGTGATGCACCTGCGCGGCATCCGGCGCAACGACGCGGTCGCGCTCGGCCTCGCGAAGCGCTGGGCCAAGGTCTCGGCGGTCCTCTTCGCGATCGGCGCCGTGTCCGGCACCGTGCTCAGCTTCGAGATGGGCCTGCTCTGGCCCGGCCTGATGGGGACGTACGGCGACGTGCTCGGCCTGCCGTTCGCGTTCGAGGGCCTGGCGTTCTTCCTCGAGGCGATCTTCCTCGGCATCTACCTCTACGGTTGGGGCCGGATGCCCGCCAAGCGGCACGTGCTGATGGTCCTGCCGATGGCGATCACCGGCATCATCGGCGCCTACTGCGTGCTCGCGGTCAACGCCTGGATGAACGTGCCGACCGGCTTCCGGCTCGTCGAGGGCCAGGTCACCGACGTCGAGCCGTGGAAGGTGCTGTTCAACCGGCACGCCTTCCTCCAGTTCGCCCACATGTGGGTCGGTGCCTACATGCTGACCGGGTTCTCGGTCGCGGGCGTGTACGCCGTCGGCATGCTCCGCGGCCGCCGCGACGCCCACCACCGGCTCGGCTTCCTGGTCCCGTTCGTGTTCGCGTCGGTCGCAGCCGTGACCCAGCCGTTCGTCGGTCACGTGCTCGGCTTCGGCCTCGACGAGCGGCAGCCCGCCAAGCTGGCGGCGTTCGAGCTGGCCGAGACCACCGAGAGCCCGTCGCCGCTGCGGCTCGGCGGCATCCTCGTCGACGGCGAGGTCAAGGGCTCGATCGACATCCCCTACCTCGGCTCGCTGATCGCGATGAACTCGCCCGACAAGCCGGTCCCCGGCCTCGACACGATCCCCGAGGAGGACCACCCGCCGGTCAACATGACCCACCTGGCCTTCCAGACCATGGTCGGCATCGGCACCCTGCTCGCGGCCGCGGTCGTGCTGTTCTGGTTCCAGCGCCGTCGAGGGCGCGACCTGCTCGAGAGGCGCTGGTTCCTGCGCTTCGTCGCCGCCGCCGGACCGCTCGCGGTGATCGCCCTCGAGGCCGGCTGGATCGCGACCGAGGTCGGCCGCCAGCCGTGGATCGTCTACGACGTCCTGCGCACCACCGACGCCGTCGGCGACTACACCGCCAGCCTGTGGTGGCTGCTCGGCATCAGCACCGTCGTCTACACCGCGATGACGATCGGTGCCGTCGTCGTGCTCCGCTCGATGGCCCGCCGCTGGCGCGCCGGCGACGCCGACCTGCCCAGCCCGTACGCCCCCGAGGTCGCGGCCGCCCCGGAGGTGGAGGCATGA